A stretch of Portunus trituberculatus isolate SZX2019 chromosome 48, ASM1759143v1, whole genome shotgun sequence DNA encodes these proteins:
- the LOC123498421 gene encoding uncharacterized protein LOC123498421, with product MALSFMLWNARSLLRKTQELETHLGDTLPSVVGICETWLPLIFLSFPGYNIIRKDRGQGRGGGVLLAIHDSLVSSPLLSLSLKMGVWRLLRQGWTWWWLAHGGSLLQSWGTAGHREFMHYFSALQPPVLIMGDFNAHHTCWEPDLSPHHHNTSGNALFQALLDLKHVSLLSPPGLATRFHPHTGAASVLDLFLGDPTFKDSTFCTGPYMGSDHLPLLASLPQVSPQPQPGCMPRWRLNSSGWPQYVAVLPPHWTPNIFPWMKPQQPLLGCCPRLAQLPSHSSPVVIHAALGSPGGMQPVRRQYRTVARLGISGVGPPLSRLAVLTAAWTPSVPRPSSRQSEMHGTCTAPLSFRSSPKSTMSFLRSMEGKFVSQNIPFSDDDSTPLADPEKAKILSEHFHLKIGLPPPLRPPPTLTSVIETAVSSPALPSLAQPFKPHELSSALATLKPAYRPISLLSCIGKLLERLVNTRLTWWLEANNKLAEEQCGFRPHRSTLDVLGQIEYHICDTYRQRQVMMALFLDLEGAFDSAPHEGILYKLALMGITGTTLAWVRDFLTGHSFQVAVGASLSPSQGIHRGVPQGSILSPLLFNVLLSDLQVPTHSHLLYADDITIISRAPTLSEAQDHLQEAATAWGAWMTTWGLQVSASKSSLMCFTMKKLPTPPTVNLSGEAVPYSTSHTLLGLRLDGPRLSWVNHISYLRTSCNKRLDVMKRIAGIRWGASRDLLLHYYKTTIRAKMQYASCFYGSAAYSNLLKLDPIQNAALRISMGAMSSSPVVSLQAESGIPPLSTHRRMTLCQQYYRILGLPASHPLSTLHSNSGVDQQAPVWLPAARQPLIVRALLSLTILHLPPPPPQPVNPYSPFPSWLDVTHNFALHVPGLPPKPSVSGLAAAHFQQLDRSIYHHHLKIYTDGSRDASLPSSAAAIYDASTAICKTWRLPEYTDVLTTELFALLQALIYLRTSHPKSMVVIYTDSRSSLSLLLSRQPSSATTLVHSIQNTFLHLLNTGWDITFQWLHSAKRLLSRLCHSSWDSSLNNALRVTSMGLYRSDSSPQPWVRKQSRILDVALTRLRLGHTRLTAHLHRLGLSPDPYCPWCRTVEETIEHFLLHCPRFHSHRVVLRDHLAALGVSTFDLPTLLAAAGVYSSHQAAVIRLTCVFLKKCGQLPRL from the exons ATGGCCCTCTCCTTTATGTTGTGGAACGCCCGATCCCTTCTCCGCAAAACGCAGGAACTAGAAACCCATTTAGGTGACACCCTCCCATCTGTGGTCGGCATATGTGAGACCTGGCttcccctcatctttctctcctttccgggATACAACATCATCCGCAAAGATCGTGGtcaaggacgtggaggaggtgtCCTTCTCGCCATCCATGACTCCCTCGTCTCATCGCCTCTCCTATCCCTCAGTCTCAAGATGGGCGTCTGGAGGTTGTTGCGCCAGGGTTGGACTTGGTGGTGGCTGGCTCACGGTGGCAGCCTGCTACAATCCTGGGGTACAGCTGGCCACCGAGAGTTTATGCACTACTTCTCCGCCCTGCAGCCTCCAGTGCTTATAATGGGggactttaacgcccatcataCATGTTGGGAGCCTGACctgtcacctcaccaccacaacacatctGGCAATGCTCTCTTCCAAGCCTTGTTAGATCTAAAACATGTCTCCCTCCTCAGCCCTCCCGGACTAGCGACCAGGTTTCATCCCCATACTGGTGCCGCCTCGGTGCTCGACCTGTTCCTTGGAGACCCTACCTTCAAGGACTCCACCTTCTGCACTGGACCTTACATGGGCAGcgaccacctccctctcctcgcctccctcccacaAGTCTCCCCACAGCCCCAACCTGGCTGCATGCCTCGCTGGAGGCTCAATTCTTCTGGCTGGCCCCAGTACGTGGCTGTGCTTCCTCCTCACTGGACACCCAACATCTTCCCCTGGATGAAGCCGCAACAACCATTGCTGGGGTGCTGTCCGAGGCTGGCACAGCTGCCTTCCCACTCATCACCCGTCGTCATCCACGCCGCCCTGGGAAGCCCTGGTGGGATGCAGCCTGTGCGCAGGCAGTACAGGACCGTCGCCAGGCTTGGAATCAGTGGCGTAGGACCCCCACTATCCAGGCTGGCCGTGCTTACCGCCGCCTGGACGCCATCTGTGCCAAGACCATCCTCAAGGCAAAGCGAAATGCATGGGACCTGCActgctccactctccttccGCTCCTCTCCCAAGAGTACCATGTCCTTTCTCCGCTCCATGGAGGGCAAGTTCGTATCTCAGAACATCCCATTTTCTGATGATGATTCTACCCCACTCGCTGACCctgaaaaagcaaaaatctTGTCAGAACACTTCCACCTCAAGATtggtttacctcctcctcttcgtccgccTCCAACCCTTACTTCAGTTATTGAAACTGCCGTCTCCTCTCCAGCTCTCCCATCCCTTGCTCAACCATTCAAGCCTCATGAACTCTCCTCAGCCTTAGCTACATTAAAACCCG CATACAGGCCCATCAGCCTCCTCTCCTGCATTGGGAAGCTGCTGGAGAGGTTAGTCAACACCCGCCTCACCTGGTGGTTAGAAGCTAACAACAAGCTAGCAGAGGAGCAATGTGGCTTCCGCCCTCACCGGAGTACCCTGGATGTGCTGGGGCAAATTGAGTATCACATCTGTGACACTTACCGCCAGCGTCAAGTCATGATGGCCCTCTTCCTTGACCTGGAGGGAGCATTTGATTCTGCACCACATGAGGGCATCCTATACAAGCTGGCACTCATGGGCATCACTGGCACCACCCTTGCCTGGGTGCGCGACTTCCTCACCGGTCACTCATTCCAAGTGGCTGTTGGTGCATCACTGTCACCTTCCCAAGGAATTCATCGTGGCGTACCTCAGGGATCCATTCTTAGCCCCCTTCTGTTCAATGTTCTTCTCTCTGACCTACAGGTTCCTACCCACTCTCACCttctctatgctgatgacattacCATCATCAGTCGAGCACCCACACTCTCCGAGGCCCAGGACCACCTGCAGGAGGCTGCCACTGCCTGGGGTGCATGGATGACAACCTGGGGGCTACAAGTCAGTGCCTCAAAGAGCTCTCTCATGTGTTTTACCATGAAAAAGCTTCCAACTCCACCTACCGTCAACTTAAGTGGGGAGGCTGTTCCATACTCaacctcacacaccctcctcgGACTGCGGCTGGATGGCCCTCGCCTCTCCTGGGTAAATCACATCAGTTACCTCCGCACCTCCTGCAACAAACGCCTCGATGTGATGAAGCGAATAGCTGGCATCCGCTGGGGAGCCAGTCGtgacctgctcctccactactaTAAGACCACCATCAGGGCCAAAATGCAGTATGCCAGCTGCTTCTATGGGTCAGCTGCCTACTCCAACCTTCTCAAGCTTGACCCCATTCAAAACGCTGCCTTGAGGATCTCTATGGGGGCCATGAGTTCCTCCCCAGTTGTTTCTCTACAAGCAGAGAGTGGTATTCCTCCACTGTCCACCCACAGACGGATGACCTTGTGCCAACAATACTACAGGATACTgggcctgcctgcctcccaccCCCTCTCTACCCTCCACTCCAACTCAGGGGTGGATCAGCAAGCTCCTGTATGGCTCCCCGCTGCCCGTCAGCCACTAATAGTGCGTGCCCTGCTCAGCCTAACCATtctccacttaccaccaccacctccacagcctGTCAATCCCtactcaccttttccttcatggCTGGACGTCACCCATAATTTTGCTCTCCACGTTCCTGGGCTTCCTCCCAAACCATCTGTGAGTGGATTAGCAGCAGCCCACTTCCAACAGCTGGACCGGtccatttatcaccaccacctcaagatCTACACGGACGGCTCCAGAGATGCTTCCCTGCCCTCCTCGGCAGCAGCTATATATGACGCCAGTACAGCTATCTGTAAGACATGGAGGCTTCCTGAGTACACAGATGTCCTTACCACGGAGCTCTTTGCCCTTCTCCAGGCCCTCATCTACCTCCGCACCTCTCACCCGAAGTCCATGGTGGTAATTTACACCGACTcccgctcatctctctctctcctcctgtcccgGCAGCCATCCTCCGCCACAACCCTCGTCCACTCCATCCAGAacaccttcctccatctcctgaacACTGGCTGGGATATCACCTTCCAGTGG CTTCATTCTGCCAAACGGCTCTTATCTCGCCTCTGCCACTCATCCTGGGACTCTTCACTCAACAACGCACTCCGAGTCACCTCTATGGGCCTTTACCGTAGCGACTCATCTCCACAGCCTTGGGTCAGGAAACAGTCCCGCATCCTAGATGTAGCACTCACCCGCCTCCGTCTGGGCCACACAagactcacagcacacctgcatCGCCTTGGTCTATCACCGGACCCCTACTGCCCCTGGTGCAGGACGGTCGAGGAAACCATCGAACACTTCCTCTTACACTGCCCCCGCTTCCACTCCCACCGTGTTGTGCTTCGTGATCACCTTGCTGCCTTGGGTGTGTCTAcctttgacctgcccaccctgctgGCGGCGGCAGGCGTCTACTCCTCACACCAAGCTGCGGTTATCCGCCTCACCTGCGTCTTCCTGAAGAAGTGTGGACAACTACCCCGCCTGTGA
- the LOC123498420 gene encoding protein ALP1-like encodes MRSWLARRESESVYHRLLKELSLEDHETLKNWTRLDKDQYHRLLELVTPLIAKSDTKMRKAVTAGERLTLTLRYLATGESQVSLAYQFRISHNLISSIIPSVCRAIYQVLQPQYLHLPRNQSEWQHVASQYYARWNFPMCIGALDGKRVLISKPPRSGSEYYDYKGHFSLIMMALVDADYKFMYVDVGASGRASDAGVWERCGLRDAIEGKKINIPSSTSIPFTRRQCPFVIVGDDAFPLKTYLMKPYPGKDLPNEKLVFNYRLSRARRTSENALGIMAGRFQIYKKSINTSPENVKDIVLATVVLHNYLRVNSGKKHNTHGEHRHEEVEDVLQEAFQRLPPIGRGHSNDAKVVRKHLKNTSIMKEVSLASRENAHALILL; translated from the exons atgcgttcatggttagcTCGTCGggaaagtgaaagtgtgtaccaCAGGCTGTTGAAAGAGCTGAGTTTAGAGGATCACGAGACTCTGAAGAACTGGACCAGGCTGGACAAGGACCAGTACCACAGACTTCTTGAGTTAGTAACACCTCTCATCGCCAAAAGTGACACTAAGATGAGGAAAGCTGTCACTGCAGGAGAGCGTTTGACACTGACACTTCGTTACTTAGCCACAG GGGAATCTCAAGTTTCACTCGCCTACCAGTTTCGCATCAGCCACAACCTCATCTCTTCAATAATACCTTCAGTATGTAGAGCCATCTACCAAGTTCTGCAGCCACAGTACCTTCATCTACCAAGAAACCAAAGTGAGTGGCAGCATGTTGCAAGCCAGTACTATGCAAGGTGGAATTTTCCTATGTGCATTGGGGCTCTAGATGGCAAAAGGGTACTAATTTCTAAGCCACCACGTTCTGGGTCTGAATATTATGACTACAAGGGCCATTTTAGTCTCATCATGATGGCACTTGTAGATGCAGACTACAAATTCATGTATGTTGACGTAGGTGCTAGTGGTCGAGCtagtgatgctggagtgtgggAGAGATGTGGCCTCAGAGATGCtatcgagggaaaaaaaataaatattccaTCTTCTACCTCTATTCCATTCACCAGGAGGCAGTGTCCTTTTGTAATAGTTGGTGATGATGCCTTTCCTCTCAAAACGTACCTCATGAAGCCATATCCTGGGAAAGACCTACCCAATGAAAAGCTAGTTTTCAACTATCGTCTGTCACGTGCAAGGCGTACATCTGAAAATGCTCTTGGAATAATGGCTGGTAGATTTCAGATTTACAAAAAATCTATCAACACATCTCCTGAGAATGTTAAAGATATAGTTCTTGCCACTGTAGTACTCCACAATTATCTACGGGTAAATTCTGGAAAAAAGCACAACACACATGGAGAGCATAGGCATGAAGAAGTGGAAGACGTCCTCCAGGAAGCATTTCAGAGACTACCACCCATTGGCCGAGGTCACAGTAATGATGCTAAGGTGGTGCGGAAACATTTGAAGAATACTTCAATAATGAAGGAAGTGTCCTTGGCAAGCAGAGAGAATGCTCATGCACTAATTCTGCtatga